In one Desulfoferula mesophila genomic region, the following are encoded:
- a CDS encoding arsenic resistance protein translates to MQTFAHIMTKYLPLWVGLDIILAITVGYLFPAVSVLEHLVPLLLFLMLYPMMVTLRIEEVGNALKHPKLLATAMVLNFAVTPLLGWLWGHIFFSGTNSYLTAGFILKTLIPGSGMVAAWTGYARGKVGSALVIVAVSLLLSLVMVPFWMWVLAGAYVTIEPLVIFRAMGLIVVAPLVAGVLTRRYAVRRWGQAKFQERAKVFPVISTCAMMPMLFIIVSFQAVMIVENLYWMLLVIVAIGTMYPLLYMAAIAFAKIGGVDYGDAVAMGYSVTAKAHAITIGVAATVFAGTPAVLPAAVAPVIQVPLMLAMLKTSGRVERYLSPRAVPEQAA, encoded by the coding sequence ATGCAAACCTTCGCGCACATCATGACCAAATACCTGCCCCTGTGGGTGGGCCTGGACATCATCTTGGCCATCACGGTGGGCTACCTGTTCCCCGCAGTTTCGGTGCTGGAACATCTGGTCCCCCTGCTGCTGTTTTTGATGCTCTACCCCATGATGGTGACCCTGCGCATCGAGGAGGTGGGCAACGCCCTGAAGCACCCCAAGCTCTTGGCAACGGCCATGGTGCTCAACTTCGCGGTCACCCCCCTGCTGGGTTGGCTGTGGGGTCATATTTTCTTCAGCGGCACCAACTCCTACCTGACCGCCGGTTTCATCCTCAAGACCCTAATCCCCGGCAGCGGCATGGTGGCCGCCTGGACCGGGTACGCCCGGGGCAAGGTGGGCTCGGCGCTGGTCATCGTGGCGGTGAGCCTGTTGTTGTCGCTGGTGATGGTGCCGTTTTGGATGTGGGTGTTGGCCGGGGCCTATGTGACCATCGAGCCGCTGGTCATCTTCCGCGCCATGGGCCTCATCGTGGTGGCCCCCCTGGTTGCCGGGGTGCTCACCCGGCGCTACGCCGTGCGCCGCTGGGGCCAGGCCAAATTCCAGGAGCGGGCCAAGGTGTTTCCGGTGATCTCCACCTGCGCCATGATGCCCATGCTGTTCATCATCGTCTCTTTCCAGGCGGTGATGATCGTCGAAAACCTCTACTGGATGCTCCTGGTGATCGTGGCCATCGGCACCATGTATCCCCTGCTCTACATGGCGGCCATCGCCTTCGCCAAAATTGGCGGGGTGGACTACGGCGACGCCGTGGCCATGGGCTACAGCGTGACCGCCAAGGCCCACGCCATCACCATCGGGGTGGCGGCCACCGTTTTCGCGGGCACCCCGGCGGTGCTCCCCGCGGCCGTGGCCCCGGTGATCCAGGTGCCCCTGATGCTGGCCATGCTGAAGACCTCGGGCCGGGTGGAGCGCTATTTGAGCCCCCGGGCCGTCCCGGAGCAGGCCGCCTAG